The Megalobrama amblycephala isolate DHTTF-2021 linkage group LG13, ASM1881202v1, whole genome shotgun sequence genome contains a region encoding:
- the LOC125244212 gene encoding uncharacterized protein LOC125244212, with protein MESVEIKSSSPVSADARPVLSNSTRTAGGNTTDPPGAAPAAAVENPPLEKQKKKKKKKKGFCAFLRRIGKALKSCILCCNGDDIAFPCSDPTDVQPDLSGLEWALSIDPCPSGIELPVNADPADPELSSLSDISSLELTPESDPDDPEQSSISAQSILELMSVSDISSLEMTPESNPADPEPSSVSASSILELMSVSDISSLELTPEGGPADLEPSSVTGPQILCSELTLDREFVSVSSSLEIPRYNIELTPDSSQADLEPSPVPGPSALDSEIPGPSGLGSAFVFDLRFAENRTKKRKKKGMCTFFCRTWRAVKCGVFSFQRENKVASDSFADEPVAQQGSEDLMPVLFSLGWLTLKTNWTDPEPFSVSGPSTLDSGIMEAVGKQTKRSMKKDIRAFFQRAWRTIKSTLCCYEDNKVGSDPCGINPMDPADLQPRISGLSWVLTDPGPSYFELTSDPYPDDPEPSLVPGPSSLEPVANQDPADSQSGSVSLDSQLMLDPGPSYLVSELTSVLTPSSPVPSSSSLELTPEMGLADPKPKSIPGSSSLKLTPGVDLADPEPKFVPGSSTLEMTPGVDLADPEPKFVPGSSTLEMTPGVDLADPEPKLTPGAYTLDVEPVPAPSGFWPATGSFSSFYEVKELLGSGGFATVCKGIRRFDNQMVAIKCLHKRSWDKFINLPGSTEPLLAEVAVNLLMRKPPKSPHIVQMLDWFDMPQQHIIIMEYPYPCETLLSFITRNRGFLDETVARGLMRQAVLAAKHCIDQGVFHNDIKTDNILVNTETLLLQLIDFGCSELFKTSVGRELAVQSTVWSLGRVLLDMVSGDQPLSVLQKSRIRDPRVPNVSNECCDLIKHCLQHYESNKPTLEHILEHEWFEQD; from the exons ATGGAGTCAGTGGAGATCAAGTCCAGCAGTCCAGTGTCAGCAGATGCTCGTCCGGTGTTGAGTAACTCTACACGGACAGCTGGAGGAAACACCACCGACCCACCTGGAGCTGCTCCTGCAGCCGCTGTGGAGAACCCCCCATTGG aaaaacaaaagaaaaagaagaagaagaagaaaggctTCTGTGCATTCTTACGGAGAATAGGGAAGGCTTTAAAGTCTTGCATTCTCTGTTGCAATGGGGATGATATTGCATTTCCATGCAGCGATCCCACGGATGTCCAGCCAGATTTATCTGGCCTCGAATGGGCGTTATCAATCGATCCATGTCCATCTGGTATCGAGCTGCCAGTTAACGCCGATCCGGCCGATCCTGAGCTGTCATCTCTCTCAGATATATCCAGTCTTGAGCTGACACCTGAGAGCGATCCGGATGATCCGGAGCAATCTTCTATCTCAGCTCAATCCATCCTGGAGTTGATGTCTGTCTCAGACATATCCAGTCTTGAGATGACACCTGAGAGCAATCCGGCTGATCCAGAGCCATCATCTGTCTCAGCTTCATCCATCCTGGAGTTGATGTCTGTCTCAGATATATCCAGTCTTGAGCTGACACCTGAGGGTGGTCCGGCTGATCTGGAGCCATCATCTGTCACAGGTCCACAGATCCTGTGTTCAGAGCTGACTCTAGATCGAGAGTTTGTCTCAGTATCATCCAGTCTTGAGATACCAAGATACAATATCGAGCTGACACCTGACTCAAGTCAGGCAGATCTGGAGCCATCACCTGTCCCGGGTCCATCTGCACTGGATTCTGAGATCCCGGGTCCATCTGGTTTAGGGTCAGCTTTTG TATTTGACTTAAGGTTTGCTGAAAACCGaacaaaaaaaaggaagaagaaAGGCATGTGTACGTTCTTCTGCCGAACATGGAGGGCTGTTAAGTGTGGTGTCTTCAGCTTTCAAAGGGAAAACAAAGTGGCCTCAGATTCGTTTGCCGATGAGCCAGTGGCTCAACAGGGTTCAGAAGATCTCATGCCAGTTTTATTCAGTCTCGGTTGGCTGACACTTAAGACTAATTGGACTGATCCGGAGCCATTTTCCGTCTCCGGTCCATCCACTCTGGATTCTGGGATAATGGAAGCTGTTG ggaaacaaacaaaaaggagCATGAAGAAAGACATCAGGGCATTCTTCCAACGTGCATGGAGGACTATAAAGTCCACTCTTTGTTGTTACGAGGACAACAAAGTGGGCTCAGATCCATGCGGAATTAACCCAATGGATCCAGCAGATCTCCAGCCACGTATATCTGGCCTCTCTTGGGTGTTAACTGATCCAGGTCCATCTTATTTCGAGCTGACATCTGACCCTTATCCAGACGATCCTGAGCCGTCACTTGTCCCAGGTCCATCCAGTCTGGAACCAGTGGCTAACCAGGATCCAGCTGATTCCCAGTCAGGTTCCGTCAGCCTCGATTCACAGTTAATGCTTGATCCAGGTCCATCCTATCTTGTTTCAGAGTTAACATCTGTCCTGACACCATCCAGTCCTGTTCCCAGTTCATCCAGTCTTGAACTAACACCTGAGATGGGTCTGGCCGATCCTAAGCCAAAATCCATCCCAGGTTCATCCAGTCTCAAGCTGACACCTGGCGTGGATTTGGCTGATCCTGAGCCAAAATTCGTCCCAGGTTCATCCACTCTTGAAATGACACCTGGCGTGGATTTGGCTGATCCTGAGCCAAAATTCGTCCCAGGTTCATCCACTCTTGAAATGACACCTGGCGTGGATTTGGCTGATCCTGAGCCAAAACTCACCCCAGGTGCATATACCCTTGATGTAGAGCCTGTTCCAGCTCCATCTGGTTTTTGGCCAGCTACAG GATCATTTTCCTCCTTTTATGAAGTGAAAGAATTGCTGGGAAGTGGAGGCTTTGCGACTGTGTGTAAAGGGATACGTAGATTTGATAACCAGATG gTTGCTATCAAATGTCTACATAAGAGGAGCTGGgacaaatttattaatttg CCAGGGTCTACCGAACCTCTGCTTGCAGAAGTGGCTGTGAATCTGCTGATGCGCAAACCTCCGAAAAGCCCTCACATTGTACAAATGTTAGATTGGTTTGATATGCCACAACAGCACATCATAATTATGGAGTATCCATATCCGTGCGAGACTTTGCTCAGTTTCATCACGCGCAACAGAGGCTTCCTTGATGAAACTGTGGCACGTGGATTAATGCGCCAAGCAGTGCTTGCAGCCAAACACTGCATTGACCAGGGCGTCTTCCACAATGACATCAAGACGGACAACATCCTGGTCAACACAGAGACGCTGCTGCTCCAATTAATAGACTTTGGCTGTAGTGAACTTTTTAAGACCTCTGTTG GTCGTGAATTGGCGGTCCAATCAACTGTCTGGTCTCTGGGTAGAGTGCTTTTAGACATGGTGAGCGGAGACCAGCCCCTAAGTGTTCTTCAAAAATCAAGGATACGTGATCCGCGTGTTCCGAATGTATCCAATG